A genomic segment from Corythoichthys intestinalis isolate RoL2023-P3 chromosome 2, ASM3026506v1, whole genome shotgun sequence encodes:
- the mrpl39 gene encoding 39S ribosomal protein L39, mitochondrial isoform X2: protein MSRIFIVKTGLRSTAVPSAAAAARVEALSHRNAVFSREQARQRALYPRVEKIEVSMQGPGLDGTLLIMNKGMSTPHSCARHLTEHHVTNSALALVDGEELWSLNKPLTRSCSLTLLTFKDSDPTLVNQAYWRSCAALLGQVLETAFKDQLSVELLSTPEVPVTSGAFICDLVLDSQLDSWTPSEESLRSLSRGAQQLIFQDLPWEHLEVDPSVALEVFSHSRCQQEAVEQKAAQNPKGTVTLYRCGDHVLLSGGPLVARTGLCYQYEVTAIHSLGGGPWGLRRRAQGLSLPSQLEVHHTVWRRLRRRAGKPVEVPPLEELTPPAVADSTLHPTSS from the exons ATGTCTCGCATTTTCATCGTGAAAACAG gtttgaggtcaaccgcCGTGCCATCAGCGGCTGCAGCAGCGCGCGTGGAAGCTCTTAGCCACCGCAATGCCGTCTTCTCCAGAGAACAGGCCAGGCAGCGGGCTCTGTACCCCCGCGTGGAGAAGATCGAGGTGTCCATGCAAGGCCCGGGCCTGGATGGTACTCTGCTCATCATGAACAAAGGAATGTCCACGCCACATAGCTGTGCTAGAC ATCTAACAGAACATCATGTGACCAACTCTGCTTTGGCCCTGGTGGACGGAGAAGAACTTTGGTCACTCAACAAGCCACTTACTCGCTCCTGCTCGCTCACATTACTCACGTTTAAAGACAGCGATCCCACTTTGGTCAACCAG GCTTATTGGCGTTCCTGCGCCGCGCTCCTCGGTCAAGTGTTGGAGACGGCGTTTAAGGACCAGTTGTCAGTGGAGTTGCTAAGCACGCCGGAAGTGCCAG TTACTTCAGGAGCTTTTATTTGTGACTTGGTCCTGGACTCTCAGTTGGACTCTTGGACTCCCTCTGAG GAGTCATTACGCTCTCTGTCCAGAGGAGCCCAGCAGCTCATCTTTCAGGACTTACCTTGGGAACATCTGGAGGTGGACCCTTCTGTTGCACTTGAGGTCTTCTCACACAGCAG GTGTCAACAGGAAGCGGTGGAGCAGAAGGCCGCACAGAATCCAAAAGGAACAGTGACGCTTTACAG ATGCGGCGACCACGTTCTTTTGAGCGGGGGCCCCCTGGTGGCCAGAACAGGCCTGTGCTACCAGTATGAGGTGACTGCAATCCACAGCCTGGGCGGAGGGCCCTGGGGCCTTCGCCGCCGCGCTCAGGGCCTCTCGCTGCCTTCCCAACTGGAG GTCCACCACACGGTATGGAGGAGACTGCGGCGGCGGGCAGGGAAACCG GTGGAAGTACCGCCCCTTGAAGAATTGACTCCGCCCGCTGTCGCTGATTCAACTCTACATCCGACCAGCTCgtaa
- the mrpl39 gene encoding 39S ribosomal protein L39, mitochondrial isoform X1 — translation MLMKAACRHLQRRLRSTAVPSAAAAARVEALSHRNAVFSREQARQRALYPRVEKIEVSMQGPGLDGTLLIMNKGMSTPHSCARHLTEHHVTNSALALVDGEELWSLNKPLTRSCSLTLLTFKDSDPTLVNQAYWRSCAALLGQVLETAFKDQLSVELLSTPEVPVTSGAFICDLVLDSQLDSWTPSEESLRSLSRGAQQLIFQDLPWEHLEVDPSVALEVFSHSRCQQEAVEQKAAQNPKGTVTLYRCGDHVLLSGGPLVARTGLCYQYEVTAIHSLGGGPWGLRRRAQGLSLPSQLEVHHTVWRRLRRRAGKPVEVPPLEELTPPAVADSTLHPTSS, via the exons ATGTTAATGAAGGCAGCATGTCGGCACCTCCAACGCC gtttgaggtcaaccgcCGTGCCATCAGCGGCTGCAGCAGCGCGCGTGGAAGCTCTTAGCCACCGCAATGCCGTCTTCTCCAGAGAACAGGCCAGGCAGCGGGCTCTGTACCCCCGCGTGGAGAAGATCGAGGTGTCCATGCAAGGCCCGGGCCTGGATGGTACTCTGCTCATCATGAACAAAGGAATGTCCACGCCACATAGCTGTGCTAGAC ATCTAACAGAACATCATGTGACCAACTCTGCTTTGGCCCTGGTGGACGGAGAAGAACTTTGGTCACTCAACAAGCCACTTACTCGCTCCTGCTCGCTCACATTACTCACGTTTAAAGACAGCGATCCCACTTTGGTCAACCAG GCTTATTGGCGTTCCTGCGCCGCGCTCCTCGGTCAAGTGTTGGAGACGGCGTTTAAGGACCAGTTGTCAGTGGAGTTGCTAAGCACGCCGGAAGTGCCAG TTACTTCAGGAGCTTTTATTTGTGACTTGGTCCTGGACTCTCAGTTGGACTCTTGGACTCCCTCTGAG GAGTCATTACGCTCTCTGTCCAGAGGAGCCCAGCAGCTCATCTTTCAGGACTTACCTTGGGAACATCTGGAGGTGGACCCTTCTGTTGCACTTGAGGTCTTCTCACACAGCAG GTGTCAACAGGAAGCGGTGGAGCAGAAGGCCGCACAGAATCCAAAAGGAACAGTGACGCTTTACAG ATGCGGCGACCACGTTCTTTTGAGCGGGGGCCCCCTGGTGGCCAGAACAGGCCTGTGCTACCAGTATGAGGTGACTGCAATCCACAGCCTGGGCGGAGGGCCCTGGGGCCTTCGCCGCCGCGCTCAGGGCCTCTCGCTGCCTTCCCAACTGGAG GTCCACCACACGGTATGGAGGAGACTGCGGCGGCGGGCAGGGAAACCG GTGGAAGTACCGCCCCTTGAAGAATTGACTCCGCCCGCTGTCGCTGATTCAACTCTACATCCGACCAGCTCgtaa